One Tepidimicrobium xylanilyticum genomic window carries:
- the aspS gene encoding aspartate--tRNA ligase, producing the protein MREKMGTLRRTHMCGELRPTHIDEKVVLMGWVQRERNLGSLIFVDLRDTTGICQIVFDSTVSKDVFKKAEIVRSEYVLAVKGLVRKRESINKDIPTGEIEVLAEELRILDEAETPPIYIKDDDNVSENMRLRYRYLDLRKPFMQNNLKMRHRAAKVVRDFLDENSFVEIETPMLTKPTPEGARDYLVPSRVNPGHFYALPQSPQLMKQLLMVSGMDRYYQIVKCFRDEDLRANRQPEFTQIDIEMSFVDVDDVLEINERMLYRLFKKLKGIEIELPIKRMTYKEAMERFGVDKPDLRFGFELVNITDIVRNSQFKVFSSIVKSGGQVRGINVKGYGDKFSRKDISSLEDYVKTFGAKGLAWIKIIEEGVSSPIGKFLSEDELNNILNRMEAEKGDLLLFVADKAQVVLDSLGNLRNEVARRLNIIDDSKLELVWITEFPLFEYDEEEGRYVAKHHPFTHPMDEDIDLLETEPEKVRAKAYDIVINGDEIGGGSIRINDPELQQRMFKALGFSEEEALNKFGFLIEAFKYGTPPHGGIAYGFDRLVMLLTNSSNIRDVIAFPKTQSATCLLTGAPSTVTDEQLKEVHIRIDLED; encoded by the coding sequence ATGAGAGAAAAAATGGGGACTTTAAGGAGAACTCATATGTGTGGGGAATTAAGACCAACCCATATAGATGAAAAAGTTGTTTTGATGGGATGGGTGCAAAGGGAAAGGAATTTAGGCTCTTTGATATTTGTTGATTTGAGGGATACTACAGGGATTTGTCAAATTGTATTCGATAGTACCGTATCTAAAGATGTATTTAAAAAGGCAGAAATAGTTAGATCCGAATATGTTTTAGCTGTAAAAGGGCTTGTTAGGAAGAGGGAATCCATTAATAAGGATATTCCAACAGGAGAGATAGAAGTGCTGGCAGAGGAGTTAAGAATTTTAGATGAAGCGGAAACGCCACCTATATATATAAAGGACGATGACAATGTTTCTGAAAATATGAGGCTAAGATACAGATATTTAGACCTAAGAAAGCCATTTATGCAGAATAATTTAAAGATGAGGCATAGGGCAGCAAAAGTAGTAAGGGATTTTTTAGATGAGAATAGTTTTGTAGAAATAGAAACTCCAATGCTTACTAAACCAACACCTGAGGGAGCAAGGGATTATTTAGTTCCAAGCAGAGTAAATCCAGGTCATTTTTATGCTCTTCCCCAGTCTCCACAACTGATGAAACAGCTTTTGATGGTTTCGGGTATGGATAGGTATTACCAAATAGTTAAATGTTTTAGAGACGAGGATTTAAGGGCTAATAGGCAGCCAGAATTTACTCAAATAGATATTGAAATGTCTTTCGTAGATGTAGACGATGTATTAGAGATAAATGAAAGGATGTTGTACAGACTATTTAAGAAACTAAAGGGTATAGAGATTGAACTTCCTATAAAAAGGATGACCTATAAGGAAGCCATGGAAAGATTTGGAGTTGATAAACCCGATTTAAGATTTGGATTTGAATTGGTGAATATTACAGATATAGTTAGGAACTCTCAATTTAAGGTATTTAGTAGCATCGTAAAATCAGGTGGTCAAGTAAGGGGAATCAACGTTAAGGGTTATGGTGATAAGTTTTCAAGAAAGGATATAAGCAGTTTAGAAGATTATGTTAAAACCTTTGGGGCTAAAGGCTTAGCATGGATAAAGATAATTGAAGAGGGAGTATCTTCTCCTATTGGTAAATTTCTTTCTGAAGATGAATTGAATAACATATTAAATAGGATGGAAGCTGAAAAAGGAGATTTACTCCTATTTGTAGCAGATAAAGCTCAAGTTGTACTTGATAGTTTAGGCAATTTGAGAAATGAAGTGGCTAGAAGGCTTAATATAATTGATGATTCAAAATTGGAATTAGTGTGGATAACAGAGTTTCCCCTATTTGAATACGATGAAGAAGAGGGAAGATATGTAGCAAAACATCATCCATTTACTCATCCTATGGATGAAGACATAGACCTTTTAGAAACTGAACCTGAGAAGGTAAGAGCTAAGGCTTATGATATAGTTATTAACGGAGACGAAATTGGAGGAGGTAGCATCCGGATAAACGACCCAGAGTTACAACAGAGGATGTTTAAGGCATTAGGCTTTTCAGAAGAAGAAGCCTTGAATAAATTCGGTTTTCTAATTGAAGCTTTTAAATACGGAACTCCACCTCATGGAGGTATAGCTTATGGATTTGATAGATTAGTTATGCTCCTTACCAATAGTTCTAATATACGAGATGTTATAGCCTTCCCTAAAACCCAATCAGCTACATGTTTACTAACGGGTGCTCCTTCTACGGTTACTGATGAGCAGTTGAAAGAAGTTCATATTAGAATAGATCTAGAAGATTAA
- a CDS encoding tRNA threonylcarbamoyladenosine dehydratase: MDSRFIRTELLLGKEGMEILKKSKVAIFGIGGVGSFTAEALVRCGLGNIVIIDYDIIDITNINRQIHATSKTVGLPKVEVMKNRLLDINPELDVIAIKDIYNNDTKERLLSKDYDYVIDAIDMISAKISLIENCKRSNIPIVSSMGAGNKLDPTMLQVGDIYSTHTCPLAKVMRSELRKRNIKELKVVWSAEKPIKINLEKEGTRKAVPGSVSFVPSVAGLILAAEVIKDLVIGGVSGGSTRLCKKDKG; this comes from the coding sequence ATGGATAGTCGATTTATTAGGACCGAATTGTTGTTGGGAAAAGAAGGAATGGAAATTCTTAAAAAGTCTAAAGTAGCTATATTTGGTATAGGAGGGGTAGGTTCTTTTACAGCAGAAGCACTGGTTCGATGTGGTTTAGGCAACATTGTTATTATAGATTATGATATAATAGATATAACCAATATCAATAGACAAATACACGCTACCTCTAAAACTGTAGGCTTACCAAAGGTTGAGGTTATGAAAAATAGATTATTAGATATAAACCCAGAATTAGACGTAATTGCAATTAAGGATATATATAATAATGATACCAAGGAAAGGTTATTATCGAAAGATTACGATTATGTAATAGATGCAATAGACATGATATCTGCTAAAATTAGTTTAATTGAAAACTGCAAAAGATCAAATATTCCTATTGTATCTTCTATGGGAGCGGGAAACAAATTAGATCCCACTATGCTCCAAGTTGGGGATATTTATAGCACACATACTTGTCCTTTAGCAAAAGTAATGAGAAGTGAATTGAGAAAGAGGAACATAAAGGAACTTAAGGTGGTATGGTCAGCTGAAAAACCTATTAAGATCAATCTGGAGAAAGAGGGTACTAGAAAAGCAGTACCTGGAAGTGTTTCCTTTGTACCTTCAGTAGCAGGATTGATTCTTGCTGCTGAAGTGATAAAAGACTTAGTGATTGGAGGTGTTTCGGGTGGATCAACTAGGTTATGTAAGAAGGATAAAGGGTAA
- a CDS encoding SoxR reducing system RseC family protein, translated as MDQLGYVRRIKGNMAEVEVRRIAGCGGGCSSCGGCSAPNIVVNMENQIGAKVGDIVEIRAKSKNIIKYALIVYMIPFVMLIGGILIGVNLFKSIGLDYYEILGFLMGTIFLTISFIIVRIIDNSIKKRNENAMEMVKIMEEL; from the coding sequence GTGGATCAACTAGGTTATGTAAGAAGGATAAAGGGTAATATGGCAGAAGTAGAAGTAAGACGGATTGCTGGATGTGGTGGAGGATGTAGCAGTTGTGGAGGTTGTAGCGCACCAAATATAGTAGTTAATATGGAAAATCAAATTGGAGCTAAGGTTGGAGATATTGTGGAAATTAGGGCAAAATCTAAAAATATCATTAAGTATGCTTTAATTGTATATATGATTCCTTTCGTCATGTTAATAGGAGGAATCCTAATTGGAGTAAATTTGTTTAAATCTATTGGTTTAGATTACTATGAGATTTTAGGTTTTTTAATGGGGACTATATTTTTAACAATTTCTTTTATTATAGTGAGGATAATAGATAACTCAATTAAGAAAAGAAATGAAAATGCAATGGAAATGGTAAAAATTATGGAGGAACTGTAA
- a CDS encoding metal-sensitive transcriptional regulator, with protein MTLGTQDKDAIIKRLRRIEGQVKGIQKMVEEGKYCSDILIQVAAVRSAMNSVGGIILENHMKDCLKKYLDGAAGDQILDELITTMVKYTKQN; from the coding sequence TTGACTTTAGGAACTCAGGATAAGGATGCTATAATAAAACGATTGAGAAGAATTGAGGGACAAGTTAAGGGAATCCAAAAAATGGTAGAAGAAGGTAAATACTGTAGCGATATATTAATTCAAGTTGCAGCTGTTCGCTCCGCTATGAACTCAGTAGGTGGAATCATATTAGAGAACCATATGAAGGATTGCTTAAAGAAATATCTAGATGGGGCAGCAGGAGACCAAATCTTAGATGAATTGATTACAACCATGGTTAAATATACTAAACAGAATTAA
- a CDS encoding threonine/serine exporter family protein, protein MTLLKLIIFAFISSMGFAILFSIPKNSILKSGFIGSMGWMVYYIMSDILNDSIISTFFGAITVGALGELFARYFKKPATIFIIPGIIPLVPGAGMYYTMLALIEKDFSMAANKGTETFFIAAAISIGLIVSTSLSRSIKRVKDKG, encoded by the coding sequence ATGACCCTATTAAAACTAATTATATTTGCTTTTATTTCCTCTATGGGCTTCGCCATATTATTCAGCATCCCAAAAAACTCCATACTTAAATCTGGTTTTATAGGTTCTATGGGATGGATGGTTTATTATATAATGTCCGATATATTAAACGATAGTATTATAAGCACCTTTTTTGGTGCCATTACAGTAGGTGCATTAGGTGAATTGTTTGCAAGATATTTTAAAAAGCCAGCAACCATTTTTATAATACCTGGAATAATCCCACTGGTACCTGGTGCTGGCATGTACTATACCATGTTAGCATTGATAGAAAAGGACTTTTCTATGGCAGCAAATAAAGGAACTGAAACCTTCTTCATAGCAGCTGCCATATCAATTGGCTTAATAGTTTCAACTTCATTATCAAGATCTATAAAGAGAGTTAAGGACAAAGGTTAA
- a CDS encoding threonine/serine exporter family protein yields the protein MQKDMYIDNFDAKKLLLLAILAGRTMLKNGAETYRAEDTIERICKSRKGVQYADAFATTTGIFASLEYNGEMITYFIRIKSTKIDLNTISLVNEFSREFVNSNMSIDEGLDRLRRINRTKNYKETTKAVFGSLACAFFSLLFGGTFKDFISSYIVSLIVLILINKLNDYKLTFFINNFIGAALATILSILSIKIGIGKNMDTIIIASIMSLVPGVAITNAMRDTISGDFISGLSRTMEAIFSALAIAFGVGVVLNMYFKGVVR from the coding sequence ATGCAGAAAGATATGTATATTGACAATTTCGATGCCAAAAAACTCCTTTTATTGGCAATCTTGGCAGGTAGAACTATGCTGAAAAATGGAGCTGAAACCTATAGAGCTGAAGATACCATTGAAAGAATATGCAAATCTAGAAAAGGTGTCCAATATGCAGACGCCTTTGCCACCACTACGGGAATTTTTGCCTCTCTGGAATATAACGGAGAAATGATAACTTATTTTATACGGATTAAATCTACTAAGATCGATTTAAACACTATTAGTCTAGTCAATGAATTCTCAAGAGAGTTTGTAAATTCTAACATGTCTATTGATGAAGGATTAGACAGACTTAGAAGAATAAATAGAACAAAAAACTACAAAGAAACCACAAAAGCTGTATTTGGTAGTTTAGCCTGCGCCTTTTTTTCTTTGTTATTTGGTGGCACCTTTAAGGATTTCATTTCCAGCTATATTGTAAGCTTAATAGTTTTAATATTGATTAATAAATTGAATGATTATAAATTAACTTTTTTTATAAATAATTTTATTGGTGCTGCCCTAGCCACTATTCTATCCATTCTATCCATTAAAATTGGCATAGGTAAAAATATGGACACAATAATAATTGCCTCTATAATGTCTCTTGTGCCAGGTGTGGCCATAACCAACGCCATGAGAGATACCATCTCTGGTGACTTTATATCTGGCCTATCTAGAACTATGGAAGCCATATTTTCTGCATTGGCTATTGCTTTTGGAGTAGGGGTTGTCCTAAATATGTATTTTAAGGGAGTGGTCAGATGA